In Rhododendron vialii isolate Sample 1 chromosome 9a, ASM3025357v1, the following are encoded in one genomic region:
- the LOC131301309 gene encoding uncharacterized protein LOC131301309 codes for MSSLAAARADNFYYPPEWTPKQGNLNKFHGQHALRERARKIDQGILIIRFEMPYNIWCGGCNSMIAKGVRFNAEKKQVGNYYSTKIWSFSMKSACCKHEIVIQTDPKNCEYVIISGAQKKTEDYDIEDAETLILPPDEERGKLADPFYRLEHGEKDLQKKKEAEPVLVRLQRVSDSRHSDDYALNKALRAQLRNQKKRVAEEEVASRKRGLGVRLLPASEEDAAAAASVKFSSKFERNRKEKRALIKAASIFPGSSGLSTSNAKRMELESKRRKIKATAASSLLVGGFKPSSWSQSAVSSGRQRKV; via the exons ATG TCTTCACTTGCAGCTGCCCGAGCAGACAATTTTTACTACCCTCCAGAATGGACCCCAAAACAG GGGAATTTAAACAAGTTCCATGGCCAACATGCTTTAAGGGAGAGAGCAAGAAAAATAGACCAGGGCATTTTGATTATAAG GTTTGAAATGCCTTACAATATTTGGTGTGGTGGATGCAACTCTATGATTGCAAAAGGTGTGAGGTTCAATGCGGAGAAGAAGCAAGTGGGGAATTATTACTCTACAAAG ATATGGAGCTTTTCCATGAAGTCAGCATGCTGCAAGCACGAGATTGTTATTCAGACAGATCCCAAAAATTGCGAGTATGTGATAATTAGCGGGGCACAGAAAAAGACCGAGGATTATGACATTGAGGATGCAGAAACCTTGATACTTCCCCCTGATGAAG AAAGAGGTAAGCTTGCAGACCCATTTTACCGCCTTGAACACGGTGAAAAAGATCTgcagaagaagaaagaagctgAGCCAGTTTTAGTGCGTCTTCAGCGAGTTTCGGACTCCAGACATTCAGACGATTATGCCTTAAACAAAGCTCTTAGGGCTCAACTCAGG aatcaaaagaaaagagttgcTGAAGAAGAGGTTGCTTCCAGGAAAAGGGGCCTTGGCGTAAGACTGCTTCCAGCATCTGAAGAAGATGCTGCCGCGGCGGCAAGCGTGAAGTTCTCTTCCAAGTTTGAGAGAAATAGGAAGGAAAAGAGAGCGTTGATTAAAGCTGCATCTATTTTTCCTGGTTCATCTGGCCTGTCTACATCTAATGCAAAAAGAATGGAGCTAGAGTCCAAGAGAAGGAAAATTAAGGCAACAGCTGCATCCAGTTTACTAGTGGGGGGTTTTAAGCCATCGTCTTGGTCGCAGAGTGCAGTTTCCTCCGGGAGACAGAGGAAGGTTTGA
- the LOC131300823 gene encoding CLAVATA3/ESR (CLE)-related protein 12, whose protein sequence is MALKTYSRVLLTVLWLSLFLLFFHEQHTSDSSKINGSSTPAASSPSRHRPIARKVLASKFDFTPFINHLRRHHRYHRNHHRENSPDTRGQPGPAGNEIDPRYGVEKRLVPTGPNPLHH, encoded by the coding sequence ATGGCCTTGAAAACATATTCTCGTGTACTCCTCACCGTtctttggctctctctcttcttacTCTTCTTTCATGAACAACACACTTCGGATAGCTCCAAGATCAACGGCAGCAGCACACCGGCCGCCTCGTCGCCCTCTCGCCATCGTCCGATTGCCAGAAAGGTTCTAGCCAGCAAGTTTGACTTCACACCTTTCATCAACCACCTCCGCCGGCACCACCGTTACCACCGGAACCACCACCGGGAAAACTCACCGGATACCCGCGGACAGCCGGGGCCAGCCGGGAACGAGATCGATCCACGTTACGGCGTCGAAAAACGCCTCGTCCCGACCGGTCCGAATCCGTTGCACCACTGA
- the LOC131299408 gene encoding uncharacterized protein At1g26090, chloroplastic — MASSIPSLLLASPPPSSCSVRTRRNSTQREITGGNRRGITHRVFITAAAASTKVDVPPQKLPKLVTFLGKGGSGKTTSAVFAAQHYAMAGLKTCLVVHSQDPTADYLLNFKIGTSPTTCNYNLSAVRLETTKMLLEPLNRLKEADARLNMTQGVLEGVVGEELGVLPGMDAIFSALALERLVGFYGNVAQKNRQKDKFDVIVYDGLGTEETIRLIGTTSKARLYLKYLRNLAERTDLGRLAGPSLLRLVEDAISLSGGDSRLNGKMSAEIWDNLEQTLERGSSVFEETSRFGCYLVMDPNSPTSVNSALRFWGCAIQAGAEVSGAFGVASPNSSGESIGTVKKNFSPLPCSLIPHLSVIPSPDWNEIMLNETSAHAKELLSLNTRHNIAVVPSVRFDPANKSVTLFMPGFDKSEIKLYQFRGGSELLVEAGDQRRVIGLPSQIQGKVGGAKFTERSLVITMR, encoded by the exons ATGGCTTCGTCTATTCCGTCACTCCTCTTAGCTTCGCCGCCACCTTCTTCATGTTCAGTACGCACCAGACGAAATTCTACCCAACGAGAGATCACAGGAGGGAATCGGAGAGGAATAACTCATCGGGTTTTCATCACGGCGGCGGCGGCTTCAACGAAAGTTGATGTACCTCCACAGAAATTACCAAAATTGGTTACCTTTTTAGGTAAAGGCGGCTCTGGAAAGACCACTTCCGCCGTTTTCGCCGCTCAG CATTATGCAATGGCTGGGCTTAAAACATGTTTGGTGGTACATTCCCAAGATCCCACTGCTGATTATCTCCTAAATTTTAAGATTGGAACTTCTCCTACCACATGCAACTACAACCTTTCGGCTGTTAGGCTGGAAACTACTAAA ATGTTGCTTGAACCTCTTAATCGGCTGAAGGAAGCAGATGCTCGGCTTAATATGACCCAAGGAGTGCTAGAAGGG GTTGTGGGAGAAGAGCTTGGAGTTCTCCCTGGCATGGACGCAATATTTTCAGCCTTAGCACTTGAGAGGCTTGTAGGATTCTATGGGAATGTAGCTCAAAAAAACCGGCAGAAAGATAAATTTGATGTGATTGTATATGATGGTTTAGGTACTGAAGAAACTATACGGCTGATTGGTACCACTAGCAAAGCAAG ATTGTACTTGAAATATTTGCGGAATTTGGCTGAAAGAACTGATCTTGGAAGGCTGGCTGGTCCCTCTCTCTTGAGACTTGTGGAGGATGCTATTAGTTTGAGTGGCGGAGACTCCCGTCTCAATGGGAAAATGAGTGCTGAAATTTGGGACAATCTGGAACAAACTCTGGAG CGAGGATCTTCTGTATTTGAGGAAACAAGTAGATTTGGCTGCTACCTCGTGATGGACCCAAACAGTCCGACTTCTGTGAACTCCGCATTACGGTTTTGGGGGTGCGCAATCCAAGCTGGTGCAGAGGTTTCTGGTGCATTTGGTGTTGCATCTCCAAATTCTTCTGGGGAATCAATTGGAACTGTGAAGAAGAACTTTTCGCCATTGCCTTGTTCGCTCATTCCACATCTCTCAGTGATTCCCTCTCCAGATTGGAATGAGATTATGCTGAATGAGACCAGTGCACATGCAAAAGAACTTCTCTCTCTGAATACAAGACATAACATCGCTGTTGTACCTTCAGTCAGGTTTGATCCTGCCAATAAATCAGTGACTCTATTCATGCCAGGTTTTGACAAGTCAGAAATCAAGCTATACCAA TTCAGGGGAGGATCAGAGTTGCTGGTGGAAGCAGGGGACCAAAGACGTGTCATCGGCCTGCCGTCTCAAATTCAAGGAAAGGTGGGAGGTGCCAAGTTTACTGAAAGAAGTCTTGTAATCACTATGCGATAG
- the LOC131299407 gene encoding protein CHUP1, chloroplastic, producing MIIRLGFLVAASFAAYAIKQINVNASRSSATSTKTSENGELSIEQPRTDGEEKEHFTGSIDSINEQEGEGEEEEEKEEVKLISGIINPAQSPDFEDDILPEFEDLLSGEIDFPIVNDKYNTEKNSTEEKNKVYETEMANNASELERLRSLVRELEEREVKLEGELLEYYGLKEQESDVTELQRQLKIKTVEIDMLNITIKSLQAERKKLQEEISNGAVAKKELEAARNKIKELQRQIQLEANQTKGQLLLLKQQVSGLLVKEEEAFRKDSEVEKQLKALKELEVEVVELKRKNKELQHEKRELSVKLGAAEARIRTLSEMTETEMVARVREDVNNLRQKNEDLLKQVEGLQMNRFSEVEELVYLRWVNACLRFELRNYQTPSGKTSARDLSKSLSPRSQEKAKQLMLEYAGSERGQGGDTDLESNFSHPSSPGSEDFDNVSIDSSTSRYSSISKKPGLMQKLKKWGGRSKDDSSTLSSPARSFGGSSPNRASISHRPRGPLEALMLRNAGDTVAITTFGEAPDSPETPKVSSDNSLNTVASSFQLMSKSVAGVLDEKYPAYKGRHNLALEREKQIKEKAEQARAVRFGESSKLSSSSFESRASKADNKPISLPPKLSQLKEKAVVVSGDSSEQSNSDGKIVDSQVVSRMQLSHIEKRAPRVPRPPPKFAEAGANSNPVSGVPAGVPPPPPGGPPPPPPPPGGPPRPPPPPGSLPRGGASGNKVHRAPELVEFYQSLMKRESKKDTSSLVSSTSGAADARSNMIGEIENRSSFLLAVKADVETQGDFVQSLATEVRAATFTNINDLVIFVNWLDEELSFLVDERAVLKHFDWPEGKADALREAAFEYQDLVKLERQVASFDDDPKLPCEAALKKMYKLLEKVEQSVYALLRTRDMAISRYREFGIPVDWLLDSGIVGKIKLSSVQLAMKYMKRVASELDALGGAEKEPNREFLLLQGVRFAFRVHQFAGGFDAESMKAFEDLRGRVSAQTGENKLEA from the exons ATGATTATTAGGCTGGGCTTTTTGGTTGCTGCTTCTTTTGCAGCATATGCCATCAAGCAAATCAATGTCAATGCCTCAAGGTCATCAGCCACTTCAACTAAGACTTCAG AGAATGGCGAATTATCCATTGAACAACCTAGGACTGATGGGGAAGAGAAAGAGCACTTCACAGGTTCTATTGATAGCATCAATGAACAGGAA GgggaaggggaagaagaagaggaaaaagaagaggttAAATTAATAAGTGGCATAATAAACCCTGCTCAGTCACCTGATTTTGAAGATGATATCTTACCTGAATTTGAAGATCTTTTATCTGGTGAGATTGATTTTCCAATTGTCAACGACAAGTACAACACGGAGAAGAATTCCAcggaagagaaaaacaaagtttATGAAACCGAGATGGCAAATAATGCTAGTGAACTAGAACGACTGCGTAGTTTGGTTAGGGAATTGGAGGAGAGGGAAGTGAAGCTAGAAGGCGAATTGCTCGAATACTATGGATTGAAAGAGCAAGAATCGGATGTCACTGAATTGCAAAGGCAGCTCAAGATTAAGACAGTGGAAATCGACATGTTGAACATAACCATTAAATCGCTTCAGGCCGAGAGAAAAAAGCTTCAGGAAGAGATCTCTAATGGAGCTGTCGCAAAAAAAGAGCTGGAGGCAGCTAGGAATAAGATTAAGGAACTTCAGAGACAGATTCAACTAGAAGCGAATCAGACCAAAGGACAACTCTTGTTGCTGAAACAACAAGTGAGTGGTTTACTGGTGAAGGAGGAAGAAGCTTTTAGGAAAGATTCGGAAGTTGAGAAGCAGCTTAAGGCTTTGAAGGAATTAGAGGTAGAGGTAGTGGAGCTGAAGAGGAAGAATAAAGAGCTTCAGCATGAAAAGAGGGAGTTGAGTGTTAAACTGGGTGCTGCTGAGGCCAGAATTAGAACCCTCTCTGAGATGACAGAG ACCGAAATGGTTGCCAGGGTGAGAGAAGATGTCAACAACTTGAGGCAAAAAAATGAAGACCTATTAAAGCAAGTGGAGGGGCTTCAAATGAACAGGTTTAGCGAAGTAGAGGAGCTAGTGTACCTCCGTTGGGTCAATGCGTGCTTGAGATTTGAGCTGCGCAACTACCAGACCCCTTCTGGGAAAACATCAGCTCGTGACCTCAGCAAAAGCTTAAGCCCCAGGTCCCAAGAAAAGGCCAAACAGCTAATGTTAGAATATGCAGGATCAGAACGCGGCCAAGGTGGAGACACGGATCTAGAAAGCAACTTTTCCCACCCGTCTTCACCTGGAAGTGAGGATTTCGACAATGTTTCAATTGATAGTTCCACAAGTAGGTATAGCAGTATCAGTAAAAAGCCTGGTTTAATGCAGAAACTAAAGAAATGGGGTGGAAGAAGTAAAGATGATTCCAGTACTCTTTCGTCACCAGCTAGGTCTTTTGGTGGGAGCTCTCCTAATAGGGCTAGCATTAGCCATAGGCCACGGGGTCCACTAGAAGCACTTATGCTGAGGAATGCTGGTGATACTGTAGCCATCACTACATTTGGTGAAGCTCCTGATTCTCCTGAAACTCCTAAGGTTTCTTCTGATAATTCTCTGAATACAGTTGCATCGTCTTTTCAGTTGATGTCTAAATCAGTTGCTGGGGTTTTAGATGAAAAGTACCCTGCGTATAAAGGTAGGCATAACTTGGCGTTGGAGAGGGAGAAGCAGATCAAGGAAAAAGCAGAACAAGCAAGAGCTGTGAGGTTTGGTGAGAGTTCGAAGTTAAGTTCTAGTAGTTTTGAGTCTAGAGCTTCGAAAGCGGATAATAAACCCATAAGTTTGCCACCAAAACTTTCTCAGTTGAAGGAGAAAGCAGTAGTTGTCTCCGGTGACTCAAGCGAGCAATCAAATAGTGATGGCAAAATAGTAGATTCTCAAGTGGTGAGTAGGATGCAGCTTTCCCATATTGAGAAGAGAGCTCCCAGGGTTCCACGTCCACCTCCTAAATTTGCCGAAGCTGGTGCAAATAGTAACCCTGTAAGCGGGGTGCCAGCTGGTGTGCCTCCTCCTCCACCGGGTGgcccaccaccgccgccgccgccacctgGTGGGCCACCTCGCCCACCTCCTCCACCAGGAAGCTTACCGAGGGGGGGAGCGAGCGGTAATAAAGTTCACCGGGCTCCTGAACTTGTTGAATTTTACCAGTCCTTGATGAAACGTGAGTCTAAGAAGGATACATCATCGCTGGTGTCTTCGACGTCTGGTGCAGCGGATGCTAGGAGCAATATGATTGGGGAGATTGAGAACAGATCATCGTTCTTGTTAGCT GTGAAAGCTGATGTAGAAACTCAAGGTGATTTTGTGCAGTCTCTGGCTACTGAAGTCCGAGCAGCTACCTTTACCAACATAAATGATTTGGTGATATTTGTGAATTGGCTGGATGAGGAGCTTTCTTTCTTG GTTGATGAGCGAGCAGTCCTCAAACACTTTGATTGGCCAGAAGGGAAAGCAGATGCATTAAGAGAGGCAGCCTTTGAATATCAGGACCTGGTGAAGCTGGAGCGGCAAGTGGCGTCTTTCGATGATGATCCCAAACTCCCTTGTGAAGCTGCTTTGAAGAAAATGTACAAGTTGCTTGAAAA GGTGGAACAGAGTGTGTATGCACTATTGCGTACACGTGACATGGCTATTTCACGATACAGAGAATTTGGAATTCCAGTTGATTGGTTGCTGGATTCTGGTATCGTAGGCAAG ATCAAGCTCTCATCGGTGCAACTGGCAATGAAATACATGAAACGGGTAGCATCAGAACTTGATGCATTGGGTGGAGCAGAGAAGGAACCAAACAGAGAATTTTTACTACTCCAAGGAGTGCGTTTCGCCTTCCGTGTTCATCAG TTCGCTGGAGGGTTTGATGCAGAAAGCATGAAGGCTTTTGAAGACCTAAGGGGCCGTGTCAGTGCACAAACAGGAGAAAACAAGTTGGAAGCATGa
- the LOC131301701 gene encoding probable transmembrane ascorbate ferrireductase 4 encodes MATASASLLPLLLLFARLSGLTVALLVLIWALGFKTSSLAHPPSSELLIYDMLHPLLMVIGFILISGEAILVHRWLPGSRNLKKSVHFCLQGVALACGIFGIWTKFHGQDGIVANFFSLHSWMGLICVFLFGAQWLMGFLSFWHRGERRTTRVQVLPWHIFLGLYTYGLAVVTAETGLLEKLTFLQTKRNVLKHSTESMIVNGLGIVLALLSGIVILAAVSPKHQNQHATKTVYSR; translated from the exons ATGGCCACAGCCTCTGCTTCACTACTCCCTCTGCTGTTATTGTTTGCCAGACTCTCAGGTCTCACTGTTGCGCTTCTTGTCCTCATTTGGGCACTTGGCTTCAAAACAAGTTCCCTCGCTCACCCTCCCTCCAGTGAACTCCTCATCTATGAT atgCTCCATCCATTGCTAATGGTGATTGGGTTCATTCTCATCAGTGGAGAAG CGATTTTGGTGCACAGATGGTTGCCGGGTTCAAGAAATTTGAAGAAATCGGTGCATTTTTGTCTTCAAGGAGTGGCTTTGGCTTGTGGGATTTTTGGGATCTGGACGAAATTCCATGGGCAAGATGGGATTGTGGCTAATTTCTTCAGTTTGCATTCATGGATGGGTTTGATCTGCGTTTTCTTGTTTGGTGCTCAG TGGCTGATGGGTTTCTTGAGCTTTTGGCACAGAGGGGAGAGGCGAACGACAAGGGTTCAAGTCTTGCCTTGGCACATCTTCCTGGGTCTATATACCTATGGTTTAGCCGTGGTGACAGCTGAGACAGGGCTGTTGGAGAAGTTGACATTCTTGCAAACAAAGAGAAATGTATTGAAGCATTCAACGGAGTCCATGATTGTCAACGGTTTAGGAATTGTGTTGGCTCTTCTAAGTGGGATTGTTATATTAGCTGCAGTTTCACCAAAGCATCAAAATCAACATGCTACTAAGACCGTATACTCGAGATAA